Proteins co-encoded in one Ziziphus jujuba cultivar Dongzao chromosome 9, ASM3175591v1 genomic window:
- the LOC125424237 gene encoding receptor-like protein 33: protein MRNSSIHGIIPPVCDRGCKLKMIDLSQNQFEGPLPRFLSNCTMLEFINLGDNRLNDVFPSWYGTLPELRVLVLRSNRLYGVIKKLGSNYEFPNLRIADLSDNSFTGILPSGYFKIWNSMKGINATNSSYIMESSNIHSKQVHWNFGFNYSVTITNKGTIMDYKKIRENFGLIDLSRNKFEGGIPECIGNLSGIHALNLSHNNLSGCIPSSLGNIRELESLDLSQNKLSGEIPQQLAQLTFLSVFNVSHNFLGGPIPTGHQFDTFEINSYEGNLELCGDPLPNKCNNSDTSSHPPNSPNPEEDQDSRSLFELDWKFVVIGYCSGAVVGMIIGHFVIKKNPFWFFMTFGLRQHNGRRRRRRRT, encoded by the coding sequence ATGAGGAACAGCTCTATTCATGGTATTATTCCACCTGTATGTGATCGTGGATGCAAATTGAAGATGATTGATCTAAGCCAAAATCAATTCGAAGGGCCTTTACCACGGTTTCTGTCTAATTGTACGATGCTTGAGTTCATCAATCTAGGGGACAACAGACTGAATGATGTTTTTCCTTCTTGGTATGGAACTCTTCCAGAGCTAAGAGTTCTTGTATTAAGATCAAATCGTCTCTACGGAGTTATAAAGAAGCTTGGTTCCAATTATGAGTTCCCCAATTTGCGCATCGCGGATCTCTCTGACAACAGTTTCACTGGTATTTTGCCATCTGGATACTTCAAAATATGGAATTCCATGAAAGGTATTAATGCTACTAATTCATCATACATTATGGAAAGCTCAAATATCCATTCAAAGCAAGTTCATTGGAATTTTGGATTTAATTACTCGGTCACCATAACAAACAAAGGTACAATCATGGACTATAAAAAGATCcgagaaaattttggattgaTTGATCTTTCcagaaataaatttgaaggaggGATTCCAGAATGCATTGGGAACTTATCTGGGATTCATGCTCTCAACCTTTCCCACAACAATTTAAGTGGTTGCATCCCATCATCCTTGGGGAACATAAGAGAACTTGAGTCATTGGATCTTTCACAAAACAAGCTCTCAGGGGAGATTCCTCAACAACTCGCACAACTTACATTTCTTTCGGTCTTCAACGTCTCTCATAACTTTCTAGGGGGACCTATTCCAACTGGTCACCAGTTTGATACATTTGAAATCAATTCATATGAGGGAAATTTGGAGTTATGTGGTGATCCATTGCCAAACAAGTGTAACAATTCTGATACCTCCTCCCACCCACCAAATTCACCGAATCCTGAAGAAGATCAAGATTCAAGGAGTCTATTTGAATTGGATTGGAAATTTGTTGTGATTGGTTATTGTAGTGGAGCAGTGGTCGGAATGATTATTGGGCATTTTGTCATAAAAAAGAATCCCTTCTGGTTTTTCATGACTTTTGGCTTGAGGCAACACAATGGaaggaggaggagaaggaggaggaCATAA
- the LOC107409409 gene encoding receptor-like protein 6 — protein MELFSVPFPSPLSLLYIFLIIVTSSFCCVQPLCHNEESTALLQFKDSFIFHEYNCNKYPGFQPKITSWKPKGDEDCCSWDGVKCDEKSGHVIGLDLSDNCLSGSINSTSTLFQLSQLQMLNLAYNDFNYSRIPSAFGDLSRLEYLNLSNAYFYGQIPLAISQLSNLISLDLSLKIDFFTENNLLKLEKPGLSSLVRNLTKLKELDLEAVDINSEVPSFLGNLSSLTYLSLGFCGLCGQFPNAIFSLPNLQVLRLARNQHLGGYLPEFHSGSPLKEISLSETNFSGNIPSSIEKLKYLTYLEVDNCSFTGLIPASLGKLTRLTDLVLAANKFSGEIPSSLQNLTHLNNLVLGWNQLTGQLPPWLANLTQLTSLVLDRNNLTGIVPPSFFGLRNLKHLGLGGNKLSGSVDFDMFLGMKNLIGLILQENNLSVLTRTKTHNATIPKFEILFLGYCNLRMFPDFLRYQNNLITLGLRGNQLSGQIPKWMWNISLETILLIDISDNNLIGFDQSQLIIPGVSLGILDLSFNMLKGKLPIPPTSIFEYRISNNELSGEVSPAFCNLTSLKFLHLSDNKLSGVLPQCLRNVTNSMFLLDASNNSFHGNIPSLCESGSELRMIDLSHNQFEGRLPRLLPDCRMLEAVNLGDNKFHDVFPSWYGTLPELRVLILRSNRLYGVIREPIFSHEFPNLRIVDLSENSFEGTLPSEYFKIWNSMKAIDATNSSYMNENATLHGKSMSWRGEFVYSITLTNKGTFLSYGKIRDNFVFIDLSTNKFKGEIPECIGNLSGIHVLNFSHNNLSGSIPSSLGNLKELESLDLSQNKFSGEIPQQLAQLTFLSRFNVSHNFLRGSIPIGKQFDTFENSSYEGNLELCGTPLTKKCKNFETFQPPNSISDQVQDSGSSFELDWKFVAIGYCTGAVVGMVIGHYVIKKNPYLFFKTFGLRQHNGRRRRRRRT, from the coding sequence ATGGAGTTGTTTTCTGTTCCATTTCCTTCCCCACTTTCCTTGCTTTATATCTTTCTCATCATCGTGACTAGCTCTTTTTGTTGTGTGCAACCACTTTGCCACAACGAAGAGAGCACTGCCTTGTTGCAATTCAAAGATAGCTTTATCTTTCATGAATATAATTGCAATAAGTACCCTGGGTTTCAACCCAAGATCACATCGTGGAAACCAAAAGGGGACGAAGATTGTTGCTCATGGGATGGTGTGAAGTGTGACGAGAAAAGTGGACATGTAATTGGCCTTGATCTCAGCGATAATTGCCTTTCCGGTTCTATCAACTCCACCAGCACTCTTTTCCAACTTTCTCAACTCCAAATGCTTAATCTTGCTTACAATGATTTCAATTACTCTCGAATCCCATCCGCGTTTGGTGATCTTTCAAGGTTAGAGTATCTCAACCTCTCTAATGCCTATTTTTATGGTCAAATCCCACTCGCAATTTCGCAACTCTCGAATTTGATTTCGCTTGATTTGTCTCTCAAAATCGATTTCTTTactgaaaataatttattgaaactTGAAAAGCCAGGTTTAAGTAGCTTAGTTCGCAATTTAACTAAGCTAAAAGAACTTGATCTCGAAGCTGTTGACATCAACTCGGAAGTGCCTTcttttttaggaaatttatcTTCTTTGACATATCTTTCTCTTGGATTTTGTGGGTTGTGTGGTCAATTCCCCAATGCTATTTTTTCCCTTCCAAATCTACAAGTTCTTAGGTTAGCAAGGAACCAACATCTTGGTGGGTACTTACCCGAATTTCACAGTGGTAGTCCTCTCAAGGAAATATCACTCTCTGAAACAAATTTCTCCGGTAACATACCTTCATCAATCGAAAAGCTCAAGTACTTGACTTATTTAGAAGTTGATAATTGTAGTTTTACGGGGTTGATTCCGGCTTCACTTGGTAAACTAACTAGGCTTACTGATTTGGTGCTTGCAGCAAACAAGTTTAGTGGTGAAATTCCTTCCTCACTTCAAAACTTGACCCACTTGAATAATTTAGTACTTGGTTGGAATCAACTAACTGGTCAACTTCCTCCTTGGCTAGCAAACCTAACCCAATTGACTTCCTTAGTTCTTGATCGTAATAATCTAACTGGCATCGTACCACCTTCGTTTTTTGGACTTAGAAATCTAAAACATCTTGGTCTTGGAGGAAATAAGTTGAGTGGCAGTGTGGATTTTGACATGTTTTTGGGAATGAAGAATCTGATCGGTCTTATACTTCAAGAGAACAATTTATCGGTGCTCACTAGAACCAAAACTCACAATGCAACCATTCcaaagtttgaaattttatttttaggttATTGTAACTTAAGAATGTTCCCTGATTTCTTAAGGTACCAAAATAACCTAATAACCTTGGGTCTTAGAGGAAACCAATTGTCTGGGCAAATACCCAAGTGGATGTGGAACATTAGCTTGGAAACTATACTGCTTATAGACATTTCCGATAACAATTTGATCGGCTTTGACCAATCTCAACTTATCATTCCTGGGGTTAGTCTTGGTATATTGGATCTTTCTTTTAACATGTTAAAAGGAAAACTGCCAATTCCTCCAACTTCCATCTTTGAGTATAGAATCTCAAATAACGAACTAAGTGGAGAAGTCTCACCCGCATTTTGCAATCTTACTTCCCTCAAATTTCTTCACTTGTCCGATAACAAACTGAGTGGTGTCCTTCCACAATGTTTGAGAAATGTCACCAACTCAATGTTCCTCTTGGATGCGAGCAACAACTCTTTTCATGGTAATATTCCATCTCTATGTGAAAGTGGAAGCGAATTGAGGATGATCGACCTAAGCCATAACCAATTTGAAGGGCGTTTACCACGATTACTGCCTGATTGTAGGATGCTCGAGGCTGTCAATCTCGGGGACAACAAATTTCATGATGTCTTCCCTTCATGGTATGGGACTCTTCCGGAGCTAAGAGTGCTGATATTAAGATCAAATAGGCTTTATGGAGTTATAAGAGAGCCGATTTTCAGTCATGAGTTTCCTAATTTGCGCATTGTTGATCTCTCTGAGAATAGTTTCGAGGGCACTTTGCCATccgaatatttcaaaatatggaATTCCATGAAAGCTATTGATGCTACCAATTCATCATATATGAATGAAAACGCAACCTTACATGGAAAATCAATGTCATGGCGTGGTGAGTTTGTTTACTCGATCACATTAACAAACAAAGGTACGTTTTTGTCCTATGGAAAGATCCGAGACAATTTTGTTTTCAttgatttgtcaacaaataaattcaaaggTGAGATTCCGGAATGCATTGGGAACTTATCTGGGATTCATGTTCTCAACTTTTCCCACAACAATTTAAGTGGTAGCATCCCATCATCCTTGGGGAATTTAAAAGAGCTTGAGTCATTGGATTTGTCTCAAAACAAGTTCTCTGGAGAGATTCCTCAGCAACTTGCACAGCTTACATTTCTTTCACGTTTCAATGTCTCTCATAACTTTCTCAGAGGATCCATACCCATTGGAAAGCAGTTTGATACGTTTGAAAACAGCTCCTATGAGGGAAACTTGGAGTTATGTGGTACTCCATTGACAAAGAAGTGTAAGAATTTTGAGACCTTCCAACCACCAAATTCAATTTCTGACCAAGTGCAAGATTCAGGGAGTTCTTTTGAATTGGATTGGAAATTTGTTGCGATTGGTTATTGCACTGGAGCAGTGGTGGGAATGGTTATTGGCCACTATGTCATCAAAAAGAATCCCTAcctttttttcaaaacttttggcTTGAGGCAACATAATGGGAGGAGAAGGAGGCGGAGGAGGACATAA
- the LOC107427890 gene encoding receptor-like protein 6 — protein MSIFDGIFRGYAVLIAAFVVLAETEWEFIIKFWRPLCHKDEHTALLQFKQSFIVDKSTCFEPSDLPKTTSWKEEGAEDCCSWDGVECDEKSGHVIGVDLSSSCLYGSINSTSTLFHLSQLQMLNLAFNDFNYSRIPSALGHLSRLTHLNLSYSFLYGQVPSEILQLSNLVLLDLSRNADFSAEIELLKLDKPDVSSLVHNLTKLEHLRLSYVDINSEVPAFLGNLSSLTSLTLKYCGLYGKFPKAVFSLPNLQILKFDGNQRLSGFLHEFHSGCPLKVFSLSQMEFRGQIPPSLQNMTQLNRLDLGDNRLTGQLPSWFANFTQLAMLDISSNFLTGAVPPSFSRLRNLEFFSLAINELSGTVDIDMFLGMKYLASLQLQYNKLTVLTRSAHNASIPKLEILGLDFCYVFIFPDFLRYQHSLINLGLRGNHLSGQVPSWLWNTSMATVESIDISHNNLIGFDQSQLVIPGVSLRFLDLSFNMLKGTLPIPPPSIIMYDIPNNELSGQVSPSFCNLPSLQLACFHNV, from the exons ATGAGT ATTTTCGATGGGATATTTAGGGGTTACGCTGTTTTGATCGCAGCATTTGTGGTTCTGGCGGAGACAGAGTGGGAATTCATCATCAAGTTCTGGAGG CCACTTTGCCACAAAGATGAGCACACTGCCTTGTTGCAATTCAAACAAAGCTTTATCGTAGACAAATCTACTTGTTTTGAGCCTTCCGATCTTCCCAAAACTACATCGTGGAAAGAAGAAGGGGCCGAAGATTGTTGCTCATGGGATGGTGTGGAGTGTGATGAGAAAAGTGGACATGTAATTGGCGTTGATCTCAGCAGCAGTTGCCTTTATGGTTCCATCAACTCCACCAGCACTCTTTTCCACCTTTCTCAGCTCCAAATGCTTAACCTTGCTTTCAATGATTTCAACTACTCTCGAATCCCGTCTGCATTAGGCCATCTTTCAAGGTTAACACATCTCAACCTCTCTTACTCCTTTCTTTATGGTCAAGTCCCTTCAGAAATTTTGCAACTCTCGAATTTGGTTTTGCTTGATTTGTCTCGTAATGCTGATTTCTCTGCTGAAATAGAATTATTGAAACTTGACAAGCCAGATGTAAGTAGCTTAGTTCACAATTTGACTAAGCTAGAACATCTACGTCTAAGTTATGTTGATATCAACTCTGAAGTGCCTGCTTTCTTGGGAAATTTATCTTCTTTGACGTCTCTAACACTAAAATATTGTGGACTCTATGGTAAATTTCCAAAGGCTGTTTTTTCCCTTCCAAACCTACAAATTCTTAAGTTCGATGGCAACCAACGTCTCAGTGGGTTTTTACACGAATTCCACAGTGGTTGTCCTCTCAAGGTATTTTCACTTTCACAAATGGAGTTCCGTGGTCAAATTCCTCCTTCACTTCAAAACATGACCCAATTGAATAGGTTAGATCTTGGAGATAATCGGCTAACTGGTCAACTTCCTTCTTGGTTTGCAAACTTTACTCAATTAGCTATGCTAGATATCAGTAGTAATTTTCTAACAGGTGCTGTGCCTCCTTCATTTTCTAGACTAAGGAATCTCGAATTTTTTAGTCTTGCAATAAATGAGTTGAGTGGCACAGTGGATATTGACATGTTTTTGGGAATGAAGTATCTGGCTTCGCTCCAATTACagtataataaattaacagtGCTCACGAGAAGTGCTCATAATGCAAGTATTCCTAAGTTAGAAATTTTAGGATTGGATTTTTGTTACGTGTTTATTTTCCCCGATTTCTTAAGGTATCAACATAGCCTAATAAACTTGGGTCTCCGTGGAAACCACTTATCTGGCCAAGTACCTAGTTGGTTGTGGAACACAAGCATGGCCACTGTTGAGAGTATAGACATTTCTCATAATAATTTGATAGGCTTTGACCAATCTCAACTTGTCATTCCTGGTGTTAGTCTTCGTTTCTTAGACCTTTCGTTTAACATGCTGAAAGGAACACTGCCAATTCCTCCACCATCCATCATCATGTATGATATCCCAAACAATGAACTTAGTGGCCAAGTCTCACCATCATTTTGCAATCTTCCTTCCCTTCAGTTGGCGTGCTTCCACAATGTTTGA